A portion of the Deinococcus carri genome contains these proteins:
- a CDS encoding redoxin domain-containing protein has protein sequence MRADIQVGATFPDYDLPDHTGVKRRLSFLQGRDPMILMLGRGVYCPKDRQQLMELVRFSAQCDVGFTRIVTITTDNLILSNDLRLGVGAHWPFLHDPERIIQQDLGIQEYTDPHNNPMIPYTFVLEPGLRIFKLYNGYWYWGRPSTAELHQDLRDITRRIRPDYQIDTPEMRAKWDRGEKEDFYPYGQSMRQVFIRMAGAVAQFDDPEAGER, from the coding sequence ATGCGAGCAGACATTCAGGTGGGTGCGACCTTTCCGGATTACGACCTCCCCGACCACACGGGCGTGAAGCGCAGGCTGTCGTTCCTCCAGGGCCGCGACCCGATGATCCTGATGCTGGGGCGGGGCGTGTACTGCCCCAAGGACCGGCAGCAGCTCATGGAACTCGTGCGCTTCTCGGCCCAGTGCGACGTGGGCTTTACCCGGATTGTCACGATTACCACCGACAACCTGATCCTCAGCAACGACCTGCGGCTGGGCGTGGGTGCCCACTGGCCCTTCCTGCATGACCCTGAGCGGATCATCCAGCAGGACCTGGGCATCCAGGAGTACACCGACCCACACAACAATCCCATGATTCCGTATACCTTCGTGCTGGAGCCGGGGCTGCGAATCTTTAAGCTCTACAACGGCTACTGGTACTGGGGACGGCCCTCGACGGCGGAACTACATCAGGACCTGCGTGACATCACGCGCCGCATTCGCCCGGATTATCAGATCGACACGCCCGAGATGCGGGCCAAGTGGGACCGGGGCGAAAAAGAGGACTTCTACCCCTACGGGCAGAGCATGCGCCAGGTGTTCATCCGCATGGCCGGAGCCGTCGCCCAGTTCGATGACCCGGAGGCCGGGGAACGGTAG